The DNA region aaacaaatttaatatcttgaaAAAGAccattatattgtaaattaatattgccgTGATAAGcagcaatataattttaaattcaaattgtcaaaagataaaatataaaaagggtGTGGCAGAATAGttgaaagtaaaaattattatcgttTTTTGTTGGTCTTTTTATCGGATACGTTTTTTGacttgaaaaaaatgtatggaatatttttttacggtCAGTTGTACTTATGTTCTTAACATTTTCGGTTTGTTTCAACGTAATAATgcataaacatatttacttttaaataaatattactcaaagtgttgtattgaaaattttgtgtaaattccGCATTCAAGGTGTTAAAAATAGTCGCAAACCGAAACGTCCACCAGTCCCATcatagacaaaattataaaaaggatCTGTCTCAAAGATCTTCGTATAACATCAAGACAAATCATGGAGGAAATTTCGACACAATTTAATCTAGATCTCAGTAGCATCGCCTTATTGATGTAGGACTAAAAAGCCGAGTTGCAGTTAAAAAACTACTATACTGCTATCAAAGAAAAACAGGGTGTTCAGTCTGGCCAAAGTTTCCAAATCCCACTTGTCATGGACAACGATCCCGTCTAATGTCAAGtagtttctaattaaaaacttatctGTACTTAAATGGTCCCCGATCTAAATTTTATCGAGCACCTTTGAGAAGTTTTAGACCGTCGCATCCGAACAAAAGACATAAAAAGCAAACAAGAACTTCTTCAAACCCATACAGGAGTCGTGACAACAATTTCCTGTTGACACATTACAGAGACTAGCAGATTCCATGCCTAAAAGATGCCAAGCAGTGGCAAAAGGCAAAGGTCACgccacaaaatattcattttttatgaatattataaaatttaccatacttttttccaggcCTAAttgactttatattttaaaaaaggaaaagtCTGTGAATATAATGATCATTGTGATTAATGGACTGATATTGCAGTACATTTCagattataacaaattaggggaaacattaaatatcatttgtaacaagtaaataagtAGTATGTAACTTAAACATGTTATGTATCTCTTacacatcaaaaaatatatattttgtaagccattagtacttaaatagaaatatttttcagaatatcTTGAGCGGTATGTTTTTTAATCTATACATAAACCAGTATTTTTCTTGGTCTACTGACTTTAAATTGAACATCACCAGTTCCTTTAGCATAaaacaatgtaattattttacacaCAGTCCTACATGATATgcataatgattattaatttctttaaaactacttttatatgtattcactattttattttttattttacttttgtgattttcattttaatattaaatatataattcgtgaagaactaaaataattatggatCCATATTTgcatttgtcaaaaaatataatacactgATCAAAGAAATTAATGCACCACcttattattcttaaaataatatctgttaattcatttttatggtTTGGTGTGTctgatacataaatttcacaatGTTACAATAGTTCCTGGAGGTTGGTAACCACACCAGAAAACTAGGAAAGGGCAAATATGATGCTACAACTCCTGTCCATAATCCTTTTTTGAGGCTTTCAACTTTAAGAATGTTAGCAACCACAAGGGTGGTGCAGTTACACTTAGAAAATGTAGAAAGTGTTTAAACAGTGTTGAATCAATTCATCAATTTCTCAGTGAAGATAATTTACAACCTTTGgcctaaatattttactattgaaGGACAATACTCAACCACACACTGCTCATGTAgctaaaaattatcttcatctATAGGAAGTGGTATTATGACCTGGTCAGTTTGTAAAGCAGACGTTAACCGCATTGAACATATCTGGAACACATTTGGGAGATGATTAAGGGACCATCCAAACTGTCCCAGGAACTCAGGGAGTGGAGTGACTTCTTGTTGAAATTTTGGATAAACTAGACTAAAATGAAATTCAGATGTTGAATACGAGTATGAAAAACATTTGGTGTAAGGCAGTAATTCAATGTAGAAGGTGGAAAtacctaatattaaataaaattcattaatttatataaaaattgttttattaatttctcattttcttagaaataaaaagtttttacgttttctttaagaaaatatgaaaattttggtGCATTAATTTCTTGGAGTAAAGTATTTTTACTACACATGGTAGAATTTATGAGTaatgtagtttttttaaatatttctatacttttattgtagaaaaattacagttaatagtaaataataaaatcaaaacataCCTATAAATTTCTGTCTCTCTGGTCCAACTAGCTTCATctcttgaaaaaaatattttaacagcaATATTTTCCCCATGCCAAATGCTTCTCCACACTTCACCATACCTCCCCTTACCAATACACTCCACTAGACTAATTTGTTTGGCCATAGTCCTTTGAATCAACAGGGGTAAACCAGAACCACTTCCTGATGTCATAGACTGTTCTAAATACTCCCTCAAAGTACTATCACCTGCAGCAGTCGCCCTAAGCAGATCATCTGTGGCACAGTAGGCATCAGGATCCCTCCTGCTTTCATTATACAAACGTTTTTTGTGTCTCCTCCTCATGAAAGCAATTATCAAAGCTCCCAACGACCCCAGCAATATTATTGGGATGAAGATCGCAcccactattttaaaaatataaatgaatgaatctGGATTGTGTTCAACATAAGGGGGAGGAAGTTTCGGGAATTCACCACCATTGCAGAAGTCTCCTTCACAGCAGTGAACCTGATACTGGCCACTAACATGTCGTTTTATCTTTGTATTTGCTGACCTGCTGCCACATATTAACGGCAACTGTTCCGATCTCGTCGTACAACCTCTGGTGAAACTCTCCTCGCCCTTACTCTCCCGAACATGGGACTTCCAACATTGGACGGCATCGTTACAGACCGTCAAATTCGAACAATTAGGCGCATCACACGAGTGGCACTTATAACGAGGCCTTTGTGCACTGGACGAATTGTATTTGATCTGTTTATCCAGCAGATCGTTGGGAGGAGGTTTGCCGGGGTCGTGGTCCGTGTTTActtcgtcgtcgtcgtcgccgTCCGGGCCCTCGCGTAACTGCAGTGTCGGTTTTACTTCGCCTGaaaaaatttttacgtttGTCGTCGTTCATATACGGAACTGTGTCACAAGTTGAATAACTTTTTACCTGTGCCTATCCGAATTAATAGGACGATTAATAAACAAGTTGTAAAACTGGACGCCGCCATATTGTAAATGTACTGTCAGATGAAGAACTTGAAAACAAACAACAGCGCCAAAAGTTGAGTGCGTATAATTCGCGTGCACGGCATCAATACGCATGCTCACATTGCAACGTGCAATTAGAATGAGCtgtgttatttttgaaaattggctaatagcattatattttattacactacATTGATAAGTAATCTAATTTGCAATGTGTCAGTTTTCGGTAATCCTGTTGATTAGGTAGATATAAGCGTCACTCGTGCGCATGCTCTCATATTCAAATATGGCTTTTAGTTCACATACTCATCACGATACCactaacatatataataaaatatattgtcagTTATTTGTTGAggtaaagtatattaaaaacatcaataaatatcaagtagtttaaagaaaattatcatttagttccgcataattttttaaataccttAAAGAAACGGGTTAATTTTAAGGCGACTAAACTTCCTCCTTCGGTCAGGTTTATCTTCCTCAATGATAGTGTCCTTCTATGTTCTTTTTTCTACTAATAAAGATTACAtttctattattgtaaattaaactaaattataattaattggtaaagttgcagaatcggtcactctaaggaatatttgtagcgcatgcgtcaactGGATTTGAAATCGTCTGTTTCGGAGATTTTAGACAGCATAGTTGccagatttcatttttaacgaaatatgtagagaaatgatttttagaaaaatatatatgtaatttattatgtttttcatgtatgacttatattatttatgtggttgaattcgaaaagagataaaattcggcaaatcactttattaattagtatattcattttttatttactctatatttctttggtagtttaactatctaattaaaagttctttattaaataattaggtaaatttacaacattaatataaaattaacaaaaaagatatatttatgtattttataataaaaaacaaaatcaattaaaacaaaaaaatctattccacTGGATATTGCTtcctgatacaatttaaaatgctcataaacatattatgatttttaaatttatttctccatatGAATTCGTGAAGGTACGATGGAACAGTCATGGTCTATGTAactcgaaaaaaattgttcaatgcaaatatagtataaattgattaataaattggaataaattaaaaaataataaacattaaaaacatttttaattaaatacaatacaattatctatatagtaaaatatattaattaattaacgacccgtatcaataaattaagattgtacaaaaaaaataataaatgcagcacacaaataatctataaagtaagataacttaaaatatgactgctaacaaattaaaaataatcttactaaaggaataaaagtaaaatattttaaaaatgagaaagatctataaagtaaaatatattaaatgagcatacaaataaattaagaaagtaattagcagaagaataggaataatatattgtttttaaaaacgccatgagaatataatctgtaaagtataatattttaataacgagcaataatcatcaaaatagaagaaatactatacttaccaaaaaaataaaaagtataatacatacacaacaacacaacaataattcaactataaaaaatgattcgaatattttgaccgttgcaaaccgacaacactgcacttcaaaatattcaagaagCGCGAAATCAGCGCCTCACGACGCATGCGCTAGATAATGTTCCTTAGAGTGAccgattctgcaactttaccaattaattttttgaaaaattatatacagtagttattaaaatatactaaaaatatgagctgtagGAACTACTTGAATTGTTTGCCAGGatctataatgtttattgttttttctgttattgttgtctTTACCATGTAGctggtcaatctaattttattctttaaaaaaatctgtatgcttttatttttcaatgaacaGAATTACAGCAGTTTATTACTATATGTGGTTTCATTGCTCTCTGTGATTTTAAGTCCATTATTTACTAGTagtcttttgcttattataattatttaatcattggttgaagtgaaactgtaagaacAATTATAATTCCGCGTTACCAAAACTGAGACAAACAAGAAGAGTTAGCGAAATAAATCAGTTGTTTTttcgaattattaaaaaatttagacaaaGTGGCCAAGATATAGCTACGAAAAAATCTGTCTAGATTCGAAAAACGAGAACTGgataattctaatataaaaaaaaaacaactgaaattaaaaccaacctggaggaaatggaaCTTTCTGAAATTAGTTAGACCTATAAAAAAACCCTGGAAGACGTGGGGTTTATAAtcatattcattttcaaatttacaaattaaaataaactcttcacagcaattcaagaagcttgaaggaatatagacttgttgtatatttggaaaatggtTGAGTTTATGCTACGGAGATTAGCCAAAAATAGGATCttatacaaattgttaatgttgaatcaaataaataaataattaaagttgtttatttatatccaactcaatttagaaaaatatatgaaacattttgtgaaataagaatgcagaatttttttttataatactgtatacaa from Aethina tumida isolate Nest 87 chromosome 1, icAetTumi1.1, whole genome shotgun sequence includes:
- the LOC109598143 gene encoding activin receptor type-1, which encodes MAASSFTTCLLIVLLIRIGTGEVKPTLQLREGPDGDDDDEVNTDHDPGKPPPNDLLDKQIKYNSSSAQRPRYKCHSCDAPNCSNLTVCNDAVQCWKSHVRESKGEESFTRGCTTRSEQLPLICGSRSANTKIKRHVSGQYQVHCCEGDFCNGGEFPKLPPPYVEHNPDSFIYIFKIVGAIFIPIILLGSLGALIIAFMRRRHKKRLYNESRRDPDAYCATDDLLRATAAGDSTLREYLEQSMTSGSGSGLPLLIQRTMAKQISLVECIGKGRYGEVWRSIWHGENIAVKIFFSRDEASWTRETEIYSTILLRHENILGYIGSDMTSRNSCTQLWLITHYHPLGSLYDHLTRTTLTHAQLHRICLSLVNGLVHLHTEIFGTQGKPAIAHRDIKSKNILVKNNGTCCIADFGLAVTHFQSTDELDISSNPRVGTKRYMAPEILDETIRMDYFESFRRADVYALGLVLWEVARRTISNGIAEDYKPPFHDVVPSDPSFEDMKKVVCVDQQRPNLPNRWASDPVLSGMAKLMRECWHQNPNVRLPALRIKKTLLKLAQADTTINIEDIEVCV